One uncultured Flavobacterium sp. DNA segment encodes these proteins:
- a CDS encoding aldo/keto reductase gives MKYKQLGNSGLIVSELCLGTMTFGQGEHFGFQSTLDEKKAAELVNSAMDNGINFFDTADGYGNGQSEIILGKVLDKKRKDVLITTKLSFRTGEQAFNAGVNSKHIIEQCHNSLRNLQTDYIDVLLLHNDDPITPIDETLKALENLVQQGKVRYVGFSNYQTWKASAMTQRQNDLHYSPFVASQMHYSILNREVEHEIIPMSLHFGIGMMVWSPLSSGFLTGKYTRDNPNPKDSRLNNFDLGLFDRELGYTVIDKLTEIAKRHNTTVTAISLSWLLTKKVVSSVIIGVSKTEQLKENLACQEIQLSQDEINEIDELTKLEPKYPATFINLQDSILLNAKTK, from the coding sequence ATGAAATATAAACAATTAGGAAATTCCGGTTTAATCGTATCTGAGCTTTGCCTTGGAACAATGACTTTTGGACAAGGAGAGCATTTTGGATTTCAATCAACATTAGACGAAAAAAAAGCAGCCGAACTCGTAAATAGTGCTATGGATAATGGCATTAATTTTTTTGATACCGCAGACGGCTACGGAAATGGACAAAGTGAAATTATTCTTGGTAAAGTTTTAGATAAAAAACGAAAAGATGTTTTAATTACAACCAAGTTATCATTTAGAACAGGAGAACAAGCCTTTAATGCCGGTGTAAATTCTAAACATATTATCGAGCAATGCCACAATAGTCTAAGAAATTTACAAACAGACTACATAGACGTTTTGTTACTCCATAATGATGATCCCATTACGCCAATTGATGAGACTTTAAAAGCTTTAGAAAACTTAGTACAGCAAGGCAAAGTTCGTTATGTTGGATTTTCTAATTATCAGACTTGGAAAGCTTCTGCAATGACACAACGACAAAATGATCTACATTACAGCCCTTTTGTAGCATCACAAATGCATTACTCTATTTTGAATAGAGAGGTCGAACATGAAATAATACCTATGAGTTTGCATTTTGGAATAGGAATGATGGTTTGGTCGCCCTTAAGCAGCGGCTTTTTGACAGGAAAATATACAAGAGACAATCCAAATCCTAAAGACAGCCGACTAAACAACTTTGACCTTGGACTTTTTGACAGAGAACTTGGATATACTGTTATTGACAAATTAACCGAAATCGCAAAACGTCATAATACCACCGTTACTGCAATTTCTCTAAGCTGGTTATTAACCAAAAAAGTCGTTTCCTCTGTTATTATTGGCGTTAGTAAAACCGAACAGCTAAAAGAAAATCTAGCGTGTCAGGAAATTCAACTGAGCCAAGATGAAATCAATGAAATTGACGAATTAACAAAATTAGAACCCAAATATCCTGCAACATTTATCAATCTTCAAGATTCTATTTTATTGAATGCCAAAACAAAATAA